From Nguyenibacter vanlangensis, one genomic window encodes:
- a CDS encoding succinate dehydrogenase assembly factor 2, which produces MSDDTPDLASLDTRRRRIYFRATHRGTQETDILIGGFVAPRLARMTDAELDALEAVMDLPDTDLADWLSGRRPVPAELDGPMMRALLADAGDPARHAALRNAR; this is translated from the coding sequence ATGTCCGACGACACGCCCGACCTCGCATCGCTCGATACGCGCCGGCGGCGGATCTATTTCCGCGCCACGCATCGCGGCACGCAGGAAACCGACATCCTGATCGGCGGATTCGTCGCGCCTCGCCTGGCCCGCATGACCGACGCCGAGCTGGACGCGCTGGAGGCGGTGATGGACCTGCCCGACACCGACCTGGCCGACTGGCTCAGCGGCCGCAGGCCGGTGCCGGCCGAACTGGACGGACCGATGATGCGCGCGCTCCTGGCCGATGCGGGCGATCCTGCCCGCCACGCCGCGCTGCGAAACGCACGATGA